The DNA region TTGACGTCGATGATCGCGGTCAGGTTGTCCAGTCCGTTGAAACCGGCGTGTTCGAACGCCTCCCAGATGGAGCCCTCCGCCATCTCGGAGTCGCCGCACAGACACCACACACGGTAGGGCAGCCGGTCGAGTCGTCGTCCGGCCAGCGCGATGCCGACGGCGATCGGGAGGCCCTGTCCCAGCGAGCCGGTCGCCACGTCCGTCGGCGGGATGTTCGGCGTCGGGTGGCCTTCCAGCCGGCTCCCGAGCTTGCGGAACGTGAGAAGTTCGGCGTCGTCGATGATGCCGGTGGCCTTCAGCAACGAGTAGTAGAGCGGCGACGCGTGCCCCTTGGAGAAGATCAGGTGATCGTTCGCAGGGTCCTTCAGGTGGTCGACGTTCCAGGCGAGGTAACCACCGTCGATCAGTACCGCCATCAGGTCGGCCGCCGACATCGACGAGGTCGGATGTCCCGACCCGGCCGCCGCCGAGGCACGGACCGAGTCGACGCGTAGCTGCTGGCCGAGTTCGGTGAAGCGGTCGCTGCTGGCCCTCATGAAGCCACCTTCCGTCGACACGACGTTTCGTCGGCGACGCTGCCGCGACACACGTCCACCGTACGAAGTAGGACGGCCAGCCTATGCCCCGTCCTGCGCGTACGGGCCGACGGTGCGCTGGCGGCCTCTCCGGACGGCCTCCGGACTGCCTGTGCTGGGCGGGTGAAGCGTGGTCATCGGTTCGACGGGGACGATCGGTGCCGCCGCGGCGGGAACGAACACCGGCAGATCTTCGGGTGCCGGAAACGCTGACACGGCTCGCGGCGCCGGAGGCACACTCGTCAACGCGGAGCTGGAGGAGTTCGTACGCACCGTCGCACGGGGGCGTCACGCTCCGCCCGTGAGCCGCCTGGGCTCGCTCGAGACGCCGCTCCCGAGAAGGTTTGCCGTGAGATCACCGAGCCCGACGGGCAGAAAGACTTCTTCCGGTGTGGGCGACAGCTCCGCGATCGGCCACCAGCGGTGCGTTGTCAGCACGTCCTCCTCGCCGGTGACCATGCCTGTGGTGTCCGGGGTGAACGACGTCGTACGGAGGAGCCAGAAGTCGTCCCGTACCTCGTATTGGACGCCGTCCGGCGCGTCCCACGACGTCTCGAAGTACGCGACCGGGCTGCCGAGTTTATCCGCGGTGACGACGAGCCCGGTCTCCTCCGCGAGCTCGCGAACCGCGGCGTCGCGAGGGGATTCGCCGGGCTCGAGGCGTCCGCCCGGAGTGATCCACTGCCGACCCGGCCCCTCCGGGTTGTCCATACCGAAGAGGAGTACCCGCTCATTGTCGTCCACCACGATCACGCGTCCGGAGTGCCGGGGAACCCTTCCGGCGTCCGTCATGCCTGCTCCGACTGCCGTGCCCGGTGGTTCCATGGGCGTCAACCTACCGTTTCGCTCGTGGTAGTTGATCCTCAGAACGGCGGCAGGTCATCCTTGGCCGTTCGGGCGCCGGCGGTGGCCGTTGCGGCCTCGGCGGGTGTCGCCGGGTCGGTGAGGGAGGGCGCCCGGCTGCTGTAGCTGCGGCCGAAGGGGTCGGTGAGGGTGTGTTCGGCAGGCCCGGTCTGCTTCAGTTTCCAGTCGCGTTCTGTTTTGGCTTTGTGGTGGCGGGGGCACAGGGGTGCGATGTTGTCCACGCCGGTTTCCCCGCCGTCCCGGTATTCGGTGTTGTGGTCGAGGTGGCAGGTGGCGGCGGGCCTGCGGCAGGTGGTCCATACGCACCGCTGGTCGCGGGCAGCCACCAACTCGGCTTGGAGTCCGCGCAGGAACCTCGCCGGTAGCGGATGCAGATGCAACAGGCGTCCGGTGACCGGGTGGGTGACACCGACACTGAATCTGGCTTCGGGGTTGGTGAGATTGTTCGCCACCAGCCGCTCGGCCACTTCGGTGATGATCGGTCCGAACCCGCCAAGTTCAGCGGGCTGCGCGGACAGTCCCATCAACGTGGTCAACGGCACGTTCAGCTGGATCTTGGCGCGTGTTCGGATGGCACCCCAGCTTGGCTGCGTGGAAGACCAGGGTGGTGGTGTCGAGTTGTCCGGTGGCGGGTCGGGTGGATCTGGTGGACCCGGCGGGTCGGCCGTCTCATCCGGTGGCCGGTTCTGCAGCGGGATCTGACCCGCAGCCGAAAGCCCGGTCGCAGAAGCCGCACTCTCACCGGTTGCACCGCTTCCGGCCACGTTCTCCCCGGCCACGTCGCCGCACTCCGTCGCGCTCTCCCCAGCCGAGCCGCGGTCGGCGGCAAGGTGAGCTGCGGTGTCATGGACCGGAACGCCGGTCGTCGCGGCGCCGCCGCACACCGTGCACGTGGCGACCGGCACAGGAGAACAGTCGCCACACTCACACCAACTGTCGTGCAGATCGTGGTCGGGGAACCGGTGAACACCACAGTGCCCCTGCCCGCCCTGCTCGTTCTCGCCCTGCTCGTTCTGGCCCTGCTCGTTCGCCGACTGCTCACCGTCGACCGGCTCGGGGTCGACCGTCTCGGGGTCGACCGGCTCGGGGTCGTCCTGCTCGCTGTGGGGGCGTTCCTGCGGCGGCTCACCCTCCGCGGTGCACTGCTCAGACTCGTCCTGCTCAGACTGCTCCTGCCCAGGCTCGTCATGTGCCGCCTGGTCCTGTGCCGCCTGGTTCTGTGCCGCCGGGTTCTGCGCCGCCTGGTTCTGCTTGGTCTTACCCTGCGGCTGGCCGGATTGCCTGGGGGCCGAGCAGTCGGTGATGTCGGCGGTGCCGGCGAGCAGGGAGTAGGCCACGTCCGCGCGCAACTGGCTGAGGTTGCGGGGGTCGCCGCTGGACTTGACGGCCCGGGCGATGGCGTCGATGTAGCCGTACGCCTCCGCGGCCTGGTCCGCGGACAGTCCGCGGATGGCGAGGTCGGCGACGCCGTCGACGGCGGGCCAGATCGCGACGTTGCGCCCGGTGCGGGCTTCGCGGTGGCGTTTGGCGGCGGCTTCGGGGTCGGCCTTGAGCACCTCGGCCTCCACCTTGGCGCGAAGTAGTCCGCCGCGCAGTTCCAGGACCTTGGGGAAGAGGGCGTCCTCGATGAGACCCCACAGCTCGGGTTGGGCGTCGGCGACCCGGTCCACGATGATGCGGACCTCGTTGAGCTCCAACTGCCCGCCCGCCAACGCCTCACCCACCCGTGGGAGCCGTTGCAGCGCCGCGGCCATCCCCACGTACTGAGCCGCCCGGTAACCGGTCCACCCCAGCAACGGCTCCAGCACCACCGACGTCATCGGGTCCGGGGTGTCACTGCGCTCGGCCGGCTCATCACGCAGACCAGGCTCGGCGTAGGTCAGCTCGTTCACCCCCGTCAGGCTGGCCGACTCCGCCCAGCAAACCATCCGCCGCGTCCCCTTGACGTACTCCTCCAACTCCCACCCGTTACACGCCGCCAGGTCCACCGCGGCGATCGCCGCCGCCAACTCCGGGCCACCCGGCAAATCCGCGAAACCGGCAGGCAGCACCCCACGACCACCCGGGTCCCCACCCAGGTGGTCGTCGCCGAAGCCCTCACCGCCATCGCTCACGCGTTCGATTCTACCCGACAAGATCGGCTAACTCTGGCCGGAAACCCCTTACCCACAATGGAAACGTCCCGTCAACGGTAACTTGCCGGAGTGCGGAGGGGTGAGTGTCCGGTCAGCTGAACAGCGAGGTGACCAGGAGCGCGTCGTGGTCGGAGTACGTCATCGGCGGCGTGGTGGCGACGGGACGGTGGAACCAGCGGTACGTGCCGTACGCGTGCTGAATGCCGGGGCTCTGCGAAGCCGCGCTGTCCTGGCGGCTCCAGAAGCCGACCGGGGCGCAGCTGGTCTGCCGGTTCATGTCCCCGGCGGCGATCACGGGCCTGCCGGTGGAGGCGTAGCGAGCGAGCAGTTCCCCGAACTCCGCACACTGGCCGTCGTTCGCCGCCGAGTTCGGACCGGCGGGGTCGACGTCGCGGACCGCGAGGTGTGTGACGCAGGCGGTCTGCCCGTCGACGGTGGTGGCACAGACCCGGCGGCGCTGCTCGTTGCCGTTCTGTGCCTGGTACGGCGCGTCGTCCACCGAGGCGATCGGCCGGCGGGTGAGGACGGTGATCCCGTAGACGCCGCGGCCGGTGGGCTTCACGCACGGCAGCTGTGCGCCCTTGTAGATCACGGCACCGAACGCCAGGTGGTAACCGGTCTCGTCGGCGATGCGCTGAGCGTCGCCGCTGCACGTCTCGACCAGGGTGGCGACGTCCGGAGCGTTCGCGCGGATCTTGCCGATCGCCTCGTCCACGACGGCCGGATACTGCGTACCCGCATAGCAGCCGGCAATCCCGGACAGGCAGAGGTTCATCTGCAGCAGCTCGTATGACTGCGGGCGTTGCGAGGTCGCGGGTGCCGCCGCGTTCGCGACGGGCGCGGGTGCCGCCGCGTTCGCGACGGGCGCGGCAAGCGTGACCAGCACGGCAAGCAGGAACGTCATCCAGGCGCACCGACGCGCGCGCAACCTCGTCATGATCATCGATCAGTCGTACCAGCACTCGGATCCCTCCGACGGCGACCTTTCCAGGATCGGTCACCGTGCCGCGGGGGTGATCGGGGCGGCGGGTAGGTTCTGCCGGATGGACGAGTGGGTGCTTGAGTCACAGCGGCCGGTCTACGACGGCTGGCTGAAGATCTCACGCAGGACGTACGTGCTTCCCGACGGACGTCGCTCGGACTGGGACGTCCTGACCGGAGGGCACACCGTCGCCGTGGTCGCGCGTACGACCGACGGGCGGTTCGTCCTCGCGCGGCAGTTTCGCGCCGGGCCGGGCCGGTTGCTGCTGGAGGTCCCCGGCGGGCACGTCGACCCGGGAGAGGACGTCGTCGAGGCGGGCGTGCGCGAACTACTGGAGGAGACCGGCTACAAGCCCGGGGCCACGACCTACCTCGGCTCCACGTGGCTGGCCGCGAACTTCCAGATCCAGCGCCACTTCGTGTTCGCCGACGGCTGCCGGTGGGTTACCGAACCTGATCCCGGGCCCGAGGAGTTCACCGAAGTAGTGCTGCTGGGCGAGGCTGAGTTCGTCGAGCACGTGCGCGGGGGACAGCTCACCGACCAGGACTGCGGTTACCGGGCGCTGGACTATCTGGGCCTTCTCGAGGCGAACCAGCCACCGTGTCGTGACACTCCATCCGCATCGAAGGCCGCGGAGTAACGACCACTGGGTTACCCCATGCCCGGTTCGCGTGGTCACGCTCCGGTCAAACCCTCTGTCCGGTCCCGGACGGCTGTGTTGCAGATCCAGGTGAGGTCGTTAACCTTCTCGACACATTGCTGCAAACGTTTACCGCAACGGCAGCACTCAGGACGGGACCGCACGCACATGGGCAAAGGGTCGACCCTGCACGAGATCGCGCGAGACGCGGGCGTCTCCATCGCGACCGTGTCCCGCGTGGCGCGGGGGGTCGGCCAGGTCTCACCGGCGACCCGCAAGAAGGTGCAGGACGCGATCGACCGGCACAACTTTCGCCCGAGTCACTTCGGCCGTGCCCTCGTCAACCGGCGGCACGGAGCCCTCGGAATCGTCTTCCCCGGCCTGTCGGGACCGTACTACTCCGACGTCATCAACGGCTTCGAGGAGGAGGCCGTCAACGCGCAGGTGAGCGTGCACATCATGGGCACGCACTTCCTGCGCCAGTCGGTCGACATGGTTCTGGACATGGCGGACCGGGTCGACGGCCTCGCGGTGATGGGTGACGTCATCCCCGAGGATGCGGTTCGCCGGCTCGCCGACCGGGGTGAGCGGGTGGTGCTGCTCGCCGGCGGTCCGCTGGTGGGCGTTCCGACGGTTCGTACGGAAAATCTGGCGGCGATGGCGCGGCTCACCACGCACCTGCTGTCCGATCACGGCTACGGCCGGCTGGTCTTCGTCGGCAATCCCGACGGCTCATCCGACGCAACCTACCGTTGGCAGGGCTTCCTGCAGGCACATCGGCGACTCGGTGTCGAACCACCGGACGAACCGATCCGCGTCGGACTCGCGCAGTCGCACGGTTTCATCGCCGTGAGCCGGCTGCTCGACGAGAAGGAACTCCCGGACGCGATCGTCTGCGCCAACGACGAGATCGCGCTCGGCGCCGTGGTCGCGCTCATGGACCGCGGGGTGCGGGTGCCGGAGGACGTCGCGGTCACCGGATTCGACGACATCTCCATGGCGGGGCTCGCCGCGTCGGGCCTCACCACAGTTCATCAACCCATGCGTGAACTCGGCGCGGAAACCGCGCGTCAGCTGTTGCGGCACGTCGAGGGTGATCTCGACGTCTCGCTGGATCGTGTCCTCGAAACGCAGGTCGTCATACGCGGCAGCTGCGGCTGTGGCGTGGACGATCCGTCAGCGAAATAAGAGGTTCTCGAAGCTCTTCCGTACTACCTGATGCAACACCCGCGGCCAGTTGCTGGCCGGCCGGGTGGAGTCGGCTGCCGCGGGGTGCAGTTGGACCAGAAAAGGTGATCCGCAAGACCGGAGACTGCCCGGACCCGAGGGTTCGCCGGCATTCATGAGGAGCGGTGTACATGTTGTTGAGGAAGATACTGGTCACCGGAGCGGCTGCCTCACTGCTGCTTCTGCCGGGCTGCGCCGGAAGCGCCAAGGACGCCGCGTCCGGCGGCGGCGGTGGCGGCAAGAGCGGGATGATCCCCGTGCTCAACCTGCCCGCGGAGGTCGACGCGTCGGTCGGCAGCCTCGTCAACTACAACCCGTACTCGGCCAAGCCGGCGACGCAGACCTGGCTGTACGAGCCGCTCATGATGCAGAACTCGCTCGACTGCAAGGTCACTCAATGGCTCGCGACAGACTACAAATGGGAGGGCTCGGACAAGCTGATCTTCACGATCCGCAAGGGCGTGAAGTTCGCCGACGGTTCCGAGCTCACCGCCAGGGACGTGGCGTTCACCTTCAACCTCACCAAGCGGTACCCCGCCATGGACCTCGCCGGCGTGTGGAACGACACGTTCGGTGCGCACGCGACCTCGGTGACCGCCCAGGGCGACAAGGTCACCTTCCAGTTCAGCGGTGCCGCTGTTCCGAAGTTCCAGGGGATCATCAGCCAGAAGATCCTCCCCGAGAAGAAGTACGCCTCGGTGGGTGACCCCACGAAGTACATCGACAAGAACCCGAACGGAACCGGCCCGTTCAAGGTCGGCAGCTTCAACGGTCGCCGGCTCGAGCTCGTACGCCGAGCCGACTACTGGCAGGCGAGCAAGGTGAAGGTCTCGAAGCTCGTCCTCGAGGGACAGCCGGACGCCACCCAGGCGCTGCTGCAGCTGCGGTCCGGGAAGCTGGACTTCTACAGCGGTGAGATTCCCAACCCGCGCAAGGCGTTCGTCTCCTCCAACCCGAAGCTGAACCACGTCTGGTACGCACCCAACGGCATCACCGCGCTGGCGCCGAACCTGAAGAAGGCGCCGTTCAACGACGTGAAGTTCCGCGAGGCGATGGCGTACGCCATCAACAAGCAGGACGCCACGCTCAAGGCGACCTACAACATGATGCACGTGGCCAGCCAGTCCGGGCTCGTCATGCCGAACCGCGAGTCGATGCTGCCCGAGCCGTACACCGCGGAGAACACCACGCTCCCGTTGGACCTCGCGAAGGCCGGGAAGCTCCTCGACGCGGCCGGCTACAAGAAGGGCGCGGACGGTTTCCGCACCAACAAGGACGGCTCTCCGCTGACCATCAAGTTCTCGGTGCAGGCGGGCTGGATCGACTACGAGGCGATGGCCGACTCGATCACCGCGTCGTTCCGCAAGCTCGGCCTGAACGTCAAGGAGGTCAAGTCGCCTCCGGACACGGTGGATCTCGCCAAGAAGACCGGGCAGTTCGACATGATGATCAACTTCGTCGGCTCCGGATGTGACTACGCCAACGGTCTGGGCGCGACCCTGGAGACCGCGCAGATCCCGACCAAGAGCGAGGTCAGGGGCAACGTCGAGCGGTTCTCCGACCCGGCCGTCGACCAGGCCGTCAAGTCACTGCAGGCCACGACCGGCCCCGCCGCGGTGAAGAAGCAGGTCGGCGTGCTGGCCAAGACGATGATGACGCAGTACCCCGTCATGCCCATCCTGTACGCACCGGCCCGGGGCATCTACCGCACCGACAAGGCGGTCGGCTGGCCGACGGAGAAGGACCCGTACGCCAACCCGCAGGACGCCATCCTGCTCATCATGACCAACCTCACGCCGGCCAAGTAGTGGCCGTACACACGAGGCTGGTGATGCGGAGGGTGATGCGGAGATGAAGTACTTCCTTCGCAAGATCGGCTTCTTCCTGCTCACACTCTGGGCCGTCGTCACGCTCAACTTCCTGATCCCCCGGCTTCAGCCGGGGGATCCGGCAGAGCTCATGGTCCAGAAGCTGGCGGGCAAGAACGCACAGCTCAACCTGGCTCAGGTCCGGGCGATGCGCGCGATGCTCGGGACGCCGCACGGTTCCCTGTGGAGCCAGTACTGGGAGTACATGGGTCACCTGGCCCACGGCGACTTCGGCATCTCGTACACGTACTTCCCGTACAAGGTCACCGACGTCATCGGGCAGGGGCTGTGGTGGACGCTCGTCCTCGTGGCGTGCACCCAGATCCTGTCGTTCGTCATCGGTGTGATGCTCGGCGCCTACGCGGCCTGGCGGCGCAACTCCAGGTTCGACTCGATCGTCACGTTGGGTTCGACGTTCGTCGGGACGCTGCAGCCGTTCTGGATCGCGCTGTTGCTGCTGTACGTGTTCGCGTACTCCCTGGGCTGGTTCCCGACCTCAGGTGGGTACTCCCAGTCGACACCGGGGTGGAACCTCGGGTTCGTGTACGACGCGGTGTCGCACGCGTTCCTGCCAGCGGTCGCGCTGATGATCGTCACCCCGATCGGGTGGATCCTCGGCATGCGCAACACGATGATCATGAACCTCGGCGAGGACTACATCCGGCTCGCCAAGGCGAAGGGGCTGCCCGACCGCACCGTCGCGTTGCGGTACGCCGCGCGCAACGCGTTGCTGCCGAGCGTCACCGGGTTCGCGCTTGCGCTCGGTGGTCTGCTCGGTGGGGCGATCCTGGTGGAGACGGCGTTCGACTATCCCGGTCTCGGCCGGCTGATGGGTGAAGCGGTGGCGAACAAGGACTATCCGCTGCTGCAGACCCTGATGCTCCTGACGACGACCGGCGTCCTCATCGCCAACCTCATCGCAGACCTGCTCTACGGAGTTCTCGATCCGCGGGCCAGGAGGGCCGAACGATGACAACATCGGGATTCACTCCCGCCGGCGCTCCGGATCAGGCGAAGAACATCGAGGTCGACCCGGAGGGCACGGCCAAGGAGGCCTCCACCGAGCGGCCCGAGTCGTGGTACTCGGTCATCTGGAGCAGCAAGAAGGCCCGCGTCGGCGTCATCACGGTCGGGATCTTCATCCTGGTCGCGGTGTTCGCCCCGTTGATCGCGCCGCACGACCCGACCGACTCCTCGTTCACCCCGCTGATGGGGCCGAGCGGGACGAACTGGCTCGGCACCACCACCAACGGCCAGGACGTCGCCTCCCAGCTCGTCTACGGCACCCGGGTCTCACTGATCGTGGGCCTCTTCGGGGGACTGATCGCCACGGTGATCGCCCTGGTGGTCGGCATGATCTCCGGGTACGCCGAGGGAACGTGGCTGGACGACGTGCTGACCTTCGTCACCAACGTCGCCCTGGTCATCCCCGTGCTGCCGTTGATCATCACGCTCGTCGCCTACTCGTCGACGCGCGGAGTGACGCTGATCATCTTCGTCATCGCGATCACGTCGTGGGCGGGTGCCGCCCGGGCGAAACGGGCGCAGATCATCACGTTGCGAAACCGCGACTTCGTCACGGCGGCGAAGTTCTCCGGGGAAGGAACGTTGCGGATCGTCTTCCGCGAGATCATGCCGAACATGACGTCGCTCGTCGCGGCGAGCTTCGTCGGCGCGGCGACCGGTGCGATCGGCGCCGAAGCAGGGCTGGCGGTTCTCGGCCTCGGCGACAACAACCAGGTGTCGTGGGGAACGATGCTCTACCAGAGCAACGCCCAGGGCGCGATCGCGCAGGGGTTGTTCATCTGGGTATTCGCGCCAGGTCTGCTGCTGGCGATCCTCATCACCGCCATGTGCTTCGTGAACTTCGGCGTCGACCTGCTCAGCAACCCCCACCTGAGGGAGGACTGACATGCCCCTGCTCGACATTCAGCACCTGTCGGTCCGCTACGAGCCGAAGCGCAGCCAGCCGTTGACAGCGGTCCAGGACGTGACGTTCTCGATCGGGGACGGTGAGTTCGTCGGCCTGATCGGTGAGTCGGGGAGTGGCAAGACGACGCTGGGCATGGCGCTGCTGCGGTTGCTGGAACGTCCGGGACGGATCTCCGACGGGTCGATCCTCTTCAACGGCACCGACATCACCCACCTCACGCAGGACGAGCTCCGGCCGACGCGGTGGCGGGACGTCTCCACGGTGTTCCAGTCGTCGATGAACTCCCTGAACCCGGTCACCCGGATCGAGGCGCAGTTCCGCGACGTCATCGAGTACCACACGAAGCTTCGCGGTGAGGCGGTCACCAGGCGGGTCCGCGAACTCTTCGAGATGGTCATCATCGACCCGAAGTTCGTCAACGCCTACCCGCACGAGCTCTCCGGCGGGATGAAGCAACGTGTCAACCTCGCCATGGCACTCGCGATCGAGCCGAGGTTCGTCCTGCTGGACGAGCCGACCACCGGCCTGGATGTCGTGGTCCAGCACGAGATTCTGGAAAACGTACGCCGGCTCCAACGGGAGCAGGGGTTCGCGGTGCTGTTCATCAGCCACGACATCGGCACCGTCCTCAACCTGTCGGACCGGATTCTCGTCATGTACGCCGGCCGGATCGTCGAGGCGCAGGGAGCCGAGTCGATCCTGCGCGATCCGCTGCACCCTTATTCCAAAGGGCTGTTGGGCTCCTACGGCGACCCGCGCGCGGAGACGGTGCAGATCACCTACGTTCCCGGGCGACCGCC from Actinopolymorpha sp. NPDC004070 includes:
- a CDS encoding LacI family DNA-binding transcriptional regulator, which gives rise to MQIQVRSLTFSTHCCKRLPQRQHSGRDRTHMGKGSTLHEIARDAGVSIATVSRVARGVGQVSPATRKKVQDAIDRHNFRPSHFGRALVNRRHGALGIVFPGLSGPYYSDVINGFEEEAVNAQVSVHIMGTHFLRQSVDMVLDMADRVDGLAVMGDVIPEDAVRRLADRGERVVLLAGGPLVGVPTVRTENLAAMARLTTHLLSDHGYGRLVFVGNPDGSSDATYRWQGFLQAHRRLGVEPPDEPIRVGLAQSHGFIAVSRLLDEKELPDAIVCANDEIALGAVVALMDRGVRVPEDVAVTGFDDISMAGLAASGLTTVHQPMRELGAETARQLLRHVEGDLDVSLDRVLETQVVIRGSCGCGVDDPSAK
- a CDS encoding endonuclease/exonuclease/phosphatase family protein — protein: MTFLLAVLVTLAAPVANAAAPAPVANAAAPATSQRPQSYELLQMNLCLSGIAGCYAGTQYPAVVDEAIGKIRANAPDVATLVETCSGDAQRIADETGYHLAFGAVIYKGAQLPCVKPTGRGVYGITVLTRRPIASVDDAPYQAQNGNEQRRRVCATTVDGQTACVTHLAVRDVDPAGPNSAANDGQCAEFGELLARYASTGRPVIAAGDMNRQTSCAPVGFWSRQDSAASQSPGIQHAYGTYRWFHRPVATTPPMTYSDHDALLVTSLFS
- a CDS encoding NUDIX domain-containing protein; translated protein: MTDAGRVPRHSGRVIVVDDNERVLLFGMDNPEGPGRQWITPGGRLEPGESPRDAAVRELAEETGLVVTADKLGSPVAYFETSWDAPDGVQYEVRDDFWLLRTTSFTPDTTGMVTGEEDVLTTHRWWPIAELSPTPEEVFLPVGLGDLTANLLGSGVSSEPRRLTGGA
- a CDS encoding DUF222 domain-containing protein encodes the protein MSDGGEGFGDDHLGGDPGGRGVLPAGFADLPGGPELAAAIAAVDLAACNGWELEEYVKGTRRMVCWAESASLTGVNELTYAEPGLRDEPAERSDTPDPMTSVVLEPLLGWTGYRAAQYVGMAAALQRLPRVGEALAGGQLELNEVRIIVDRVADAQPELWGLIEDALFPKVLELRGGLLRAKVEAEVLKADPEAAAKRHREARTGRNVAIWPAVDGVADLAIRGLSADQAAEAYGYIDAIARAVKSSGDPRNLSQLRADVAYSLLAGTADITDCSAPRQSGQPQGKTKQNQAAQNPAAQNQAAQDQAAHDEPGQEQSEQDESEQCTAEGEPPQERPHSEQDDPEPVDPETVDPEPVDGEQSANEQGQNEQGENEQGGQGHCGVHRFPDHDLHDSWCECGDCSPVPVATCTVCGGAATTGVPVHDTAAHLAADRGSAGESATECGDVAGENVAGSGATGESAASATGLSAAGQIPLQNRPPDETADPPGPPDPPDPPPDNSTPPPWSSTQPSWGAIRTRAKIQLNVPLTTLMGLSAQPAELGGFGPIITEVAERLVANNLTNPEARFSVGVTHPVTGRLLHLHPLPARFLRGLQAELVAARDQRCVWTTCRRPAATCHLDHNTEYRDGGETGVDNIAPLCPRHHKAKTERDWKLKQTGPAEHTLTDPFGRSYSSRAPSLTDPATPAEAATATAGARTAKDDLPPF
- a CDS encoding ABC transporter substrate-binding protein produces the protein MLLRKILVTGAAASLLLLPGCAGSAKDAASGGGGGGKSGMIPVLNLPAEVDASVGSLVNYNPYSAKPATQTWLYEPLMMQNSLDCKVTQWLATDYKWEGSDKLIFTIRKGVKFADGSELTARDVAFTFNLTKRYPAMDLAGVWNDTFGAHATSVTAQGDKVTFQFSGAAVPKFQGIISQKILPEKKYASVGDPTKYIDKNPNGTGPFKVGSFNGRRLELVRRADYWQASKVKVSKLVLEGQPDATQALLQLRSGKLDFYSGEIPNPRKAFVSSNPKLNHVWYAPNGITALAPNLKKAPFNDVKFREAMAYAINKQDATLKATYNMMHVASQSGLVMPNRESMLPEPYTAENTTLPLDLAKAGKLLDAAGYKKGADGFRTNKDGSPLTIKFSVQAGWIDYEAMADSITASFRKLGLNVKEVKSPPDTVDLAKKTGQFDMMINFVGSGCDYANGLGATLETAQIPTKSEVRGNVERFSDPAVDQAVKSLQATTGPAAVKKQVGVLAKTMMTQYPVMPILYAPARGIYRTDKAVGWPTEKDPYANPQDAILLIMTNLTPAK
- a CDS encoding ABC transporter permease, whose protein sequence is MKYFLRKIGFFLLTLWAVVTLNFLIPRLQPGDPAELMVQKLAGKNAQLNLAQVRAMRAMLGTPHGSLWSQYWEYMGHLAHGDFGISYTYFPYKVTDVIGQGLWWTLVLVACTQILSFVIGVMLGAYAAWRRNSRFDSIVTLGSTFVGTLQPFWIALLLLYVFAYSLGWFPTSGGYSQSTPGWNLGFVYDAVSHAFLPAVALMIVTPIGWILGMRNTMIMNLGEDYIRLAKAKGLPDRTVALRYAARNALLPSVTGFALALGGLLGGAILVETAFDYPGLGRLMGEAVANKDYPLLQTLMLLTTTGVLIANLIADLLYGVLDPRARRAER
- a CDS encoding ABC transporter permease, whose product is MTTSGFTPAGAPDQAKNIEVDPEGTAKEASTERPESWYSVIWSSKKARVGVITVGIFILVAVFAPLIAPHDPTDSSFTPLMGPSGTNWLGTTTNGQDVASQLVYGTRVSLIVGLFGGLIATVIALVVGMISGYAEGTWLDDVLTFVTNVALVIPVLPLIITLVAYSSTRGVTLIIFVIAITSWAGAARAKRAQIITLRNRDFVTAAKFSGEGTLRIVFREIMPNMTSLVAASFVGAATGAIGAEAGLAVLGLGDNNQVSWGTMLYQSNAQGAIAQGLFIWVFAPGLLLAILITAMCFVNFGVDLLSNPHLRED
- a CDS encoding NUDIX hydrolase; protein product: MDEWVLESQRPVYDGWLKISRRTYVLPDGRRSDWDVLTGGHTVAVVARTTDGRFVLARQFRAGPGRLLLEVPGGHVDPGEDVVEAGVRELLEETGYKPGATTYLGSTWLAANFQIQRHFVFADGCRWVTEPDPGPEEFTEVVLLGEAEFVEHVRGGQLTDQDCGYRALDYLGLLEANQPPCRDTPSASKAAE